In Populus alba chromosome 1, ASM523922v2, whole genome shotgun sequence, a single window of DNA contains:
- the LOC118036059 gene encoding methylsterol monooxygenase 1-1, which yields MLPYSTLDEASAALGRNLTVAETLWFNYSAKKSDYYLFCHNILFLFLIFSVVPLPLFFTSLWRSAGLVKYKIQPKVKLSPSEEFKCYKDVMFMFFFVVGPLQLVSYPSIKMIGIRTGLPLPSGWEIFLQLLVYFMVEDYTNYWIHRFLHGKWGYEKIHKVHHEYTAPIGFAAPYAHWAEILILGIPSFLGPAMVPGHMITFWLWIALRQIEAIETHSGYNFPWTPTKYIPFYGGADYHDYHHYVGGQSQSNFASVFTYCDFIYGTDKGYRFQKKLLRKLKEGVENGGEQNGGSYHIATQDLKSD from the exons ATGCTCCCGTACTCCACCCTCGACGAGGCATCGGCGGCGCTAGGAAGGAATTTGACTGTAGCGGAGACATTGTGGTTCAATTACTCTGCAAAAAAGTCTGATTATTATCTATTTTGCCACAacatcttgtttctttttctgatCTTCTCTGTCGTGCCTTTACCCTTGTTCTTCACAAGTCTCTGGCGATCTGCTGGGCTTGTCAAGTACAAGATTCAGCCTAAAGTCAAGTTGTCTCCTTCTGAAGAGTTCAAGTGTTACAAGGATGTTATGTTCATGTTCTTTTTTGTCGTGGGACCTTTACAATTGGTTTCCTACCCTTCCATTAAG ATGATTGGGATTCGAACAGGTTTGCCATTGCCCTCCGGATGGGAAATCTTTCTACAGTTGTTGGTGTATTTCATGGTGGAGGACTATACCAATTACTGGATCCACAGATTTCTTCATGGTAAATGGGGATACGAGAAAATTCACAAGGTTCACCATGAATATACAGCTCCCATTGGGTTTGCTGCCCCATATGCGCACTGGGCTGAAATCTTGATCCTTGGAATTCCATCTTTTCTTGGTCCAGCGATGGTTCCTGGGCACATGATCACATTTTGGTTGTGGATTGCTTTACGGCAGATTGAGGCAATTGAGACGCACAGCGG TTACAACTTTCCCTGGACTCCCACAAAATATATTCCATTTTATGGTGGTGCAGACTACCATGATTACCATCATTATGTTGGAGGACAAAGCCAGAGCAACTTTGCATCAGTGTTCACTTACTGTGATTTTATTTATGGAACTGACAAG GGCTATCGGTTTCAGAAGAAGCTTCTTCGGAAG TTGAAAGAGGGAGTGGAAAATGGTGGTGAGCAGAATGGAGGTTCCTACCATATTGCTACACAAGATCTTAAATCTGACTAG